A segment of the Colletotrichum destructivum chromosome 3, complete sequence genome:
CTGGGCGCAGACACACGCTTCCTACCTCTTCATGAACATGTTGATAGAAGACTCTGTCACGTCGTCATGCTGGCGCATTCTGCTAACCTAACCCCCTTCTCAGGCCCAGATAACACCTGCTTAAACGCCAGGCAAAACAAATCCCACTTCGATATACACAACCGACGAGTCTACAGCGCTCTTCTccgccctccctcctcgaACTCTCGATCGCGCAGATAACCTCGTCTGCTAGGTCCGATACTCCACCACAGGTATCGGTGTCTGCCAGAGCGAGGCCCACCAGTAGAGACACAATTCCGGTCCTTAGGGTCATCTTCATCCCCCTTCAAGCCCGGCCTCCCTAACGTCCTTTCGAGAGACGTTAAGACACCCTCCGAATCCTGTTTGCTGCTGGCTCCGCCAGCCTCCACGAACGTCCACCCTCCTGTGGGCCTACTCTCTCAAACGGACGCCGCAAAGTTCGTTTGAGCGGTAGCTAGTGTCCCGCGGACTTCTAGCCCGGATACCGACCCGACCCTTTTCGTCCGACCAACCCCCATACTCTCGTGAGTTTCCCGGGTCGCGCCCTGTAAGCCAGTCCAGCAGAAGATGGTCAACCCCTCGGTCCCCAACGACTACGCCCTCTCCCCGGCTGAGGCGACTCCTCATCTGACCATCAATCACGATGTGGCCGCCGACCTAGACTCGAGCAACGCCTTTGAAGGTTTGTCCGCCTGCTTCTTCCTTACCGAGTTTCGGCCTCGCTCCCGTCACCTGCTGACAACCATGCTCTTCACCCTTCAGGCCCCGAGAAGCTCCTCGAAGTCTGGTTCGCCCCCGGCCCGGAGTCGCTCCCTGCGAGCGCCCAGCCCAATGGACTGAAGGCCGTCTCCGCCGACACCTGGGTCACCATGCTCGACATGGTCAACTGCAAGAtcctctccgtcctcgaGTCCGAGTCCGTCGACGCTTACCTGCTGTCCGAGTCCAGCTTGTTCGTCTTCCCCCACAAGCTGATCCTTAAGACGTGTGGTACCAccacgctgctgctgggtcTGCAGCGCCTGCTccacatcgccgccgagcacgccggTTTCCCGTTCCACAAGGCTGAGAACGCGACCGATGTCAAGGCTGCCGCGACCCCCTACCGTGTCTTCTACAGCCGCAAGAACTTTTTGTTCCCCGATCGTCAGCAGGGTCCTCACCGCAGCTGGAGGTCTGAGGTCAAATATCTGGACGACCTCTTtgagggcggcagcgcctACATGGTTGGCAAGATGAACGGCGACCACTGGTACCTGTACATAACCTCGCCCAACCAGACGTTGACCCCCCCTCGGACTccggacgagaaggaggcggctCTTGGGGAGTCCCCCTCCAAGATTCCCACTGGCAGCGTCGCCAGCTTTGGTAGTGGCATCGAGGAGCGCAGTGACGAGACTCTCGAGATTCTCATGACCGATCTCGACCCCGAGAATGCGAAGCAGTTCTATTTGTCGCACGCGAGTGCGGTCGCCACCGACAAGTCGCATCTTTCGCAGACCCAGGCCGCTCGAGATGACGCCCACCAGAGCTTGGGTGACCTGTCTCGGGTCCCCGACAAGGCGGGCGATGAGCATGTCGACGTCTTTGAGAACACGTGCGAGTCGGACCtcaacgacggcgagcgTGCCACGACCGAGGCCTTGACGACCGAGGGCCACGCCATCGGTACCGTCGTCTCCGAGGGCTGCGGCCTGTCCAGTGTCTATCCCACCAGCAAGTATCCCGGTGCTCGCGTCGATGCGTACCTCTTCAGCCCCTGCGGCTTCTCCGCCAACGGCGTCGTTCCCGCCGtgacggtcgaggaggatgccTCCAAGAGCGAGAAGGGCGGGAACGCCGCTCACTACTTCACGGTCCACGTTACCCCTGAGCCCAACTGCTCCTTCGCCTCCTTCGAGACCAACGTCCCTGGAGGCCAAAGCGGCCGCACCACGGCCGAGATCATTGAGCACGTTGTCGATATCTTCAAGCCCGGCCGCTTCAGCGTCACACTCttcgaggccaagggcaagagCGCCAACCCCTACGGAATGGGCGACCATGCTTCCCGCACGACCGCCGCCCAGCGCCTCGTTGATCCTGTTCGTGGATACCGTCGCATTGACCGGATCGTTCACGACTTTGATGACTACGACCTCGTGTTCCGTTTCTACCAAAAGGAGGACTGGGCGGGCGATCGTGAAGCCCGCCTCGGAGAGCTGATGTGAACCGACCTCGAATTCGGGGAGTAAAACGACATCCATCATCTTCTAACAGGTTTTCCTTCCGATTTATGTGAGCACCGTTGGCTTGGGTCCAATGGTTCCCTGCCAAATTGCGCCATCGTGGATGCCACGAATGGATTCCGTCACCGAGCGAGGCTCTTCTCTCGTTCATCGACAATGTCTGCTTTCAGCAAGTGGCACATTTCCCTTTGGATAAGGCTATCCCGTCAATATACATTGATTTTGAGTTTTGAACTTATCCTACAGTGTTTCCAACACTACGTGCCCACTCTTCGTGATCGCATACCGGCTTTCTCGACGTGGCCATCACACAGTGAACCTCAGAATTCATCAATTGCTTTCAGGCCCTGCACTATGGCAGAGAGGTTGGTCCTGCCCTGTGTTGGTGGGCTGGGAAGTACGGTCATTCCACCAGGAGTTGCCTACCAGCCTCGTGTAGCCATCAACATGTGTCGTGAGATAGAGTAGCATGCTCTCTGGGAAACCCTTAAAAGAGGTTCGGAGGTTGgctggactaccaccaacCACCAAACGCCCCTCCCGGCCAGCCCACGTCCTgtctcggcggccatggccagGAATGCAGGAGATTGATCGTCGGTTCAAGTTCCAACATTGCTTTAGTTCGTCCGCCGACCCGCCAGAGTATATTCTTGCCCCTCCACCTTGTCAAGCCGCTGGAATGCTGGAAGCCCACCCGCCACACAAACGAGCGCCGACAGCCATCGCAAAGGTGACCAGCCATCTCGAACCAAGTGATATATGATGCTCTATTGTAGGACCTCTTGTTGTTGAAAGGATTGATGGGCAAGCGGCAACCGTGTATATCCCCaatacacacacagacacacacacaccggCAGACACATCACATCTACGGCATGGCTCCTCCTTCCAAAGGCGAGGACACGGTCAGTGTCATCGAGTCGCTCGAGACCAAGTCGTCCATGTCGGGAAGTGACGTCTCGACCAAGTCTCCTCCGAAACCTCTCCCCATCCTCCTGATTGGCGTCATgttcctcctcatcgtcgcctccGGGGGAGgtctgtgtctgtctgctCTTCAGTTCCGGCCGTCCAAGACGGGAGAGCGAGACTGTCTGAGTCAAAGCTTCATATTGTTCGCTGTGAGTACTGAGTAGCCCCGCGCGGGTGGAAGCAATTGTGGCTTACTGGAATGCGCCCTGACCGATGCTCTCACTCCCTTCACAGTCCATGATTTCCCCCGCCTACGTGGTGCTGCACATCATTGTCTCGTTCCGGAACTACCAAGTGGTGAGGAGACAGTCACTGCAGTCACCCCTGGTATCCGgggccgtcatcgtcgctcGAATTGGACTCCTCCTTTGGATCCCGGCCACGATCCTCTCCTCGATAGCAATGTCACGGTACCCTGGCTTCGTGACCCAAAGCCCGATCACTGAGCTGAACCTGGCCGTCTCTGCTGTCGGGATGTAAGTCTAAGCCTAATCATCCCGCCGTGGGCAACGTCACACATATTTCGTCGGTACTGATTGGTCCTTCTCAAGTACGGCCAACACTATCATCATTCTGGCCCTCGAGATCGCATCCCACCCATTCGAGCTACCCTGCTTCCACCGACGGAACACGATAACATGCCTCGTCAGCGCCTTCGAGAAGGACCtcaaggaggaagaggaggcc
Coding sequences within it:
- a CDS encoding Putative S-adenosylmethionine decarboxylase — protein: MVNPSVPNDYALSPAEATPHLTINHDVAADLDSSNAFEGPEKLLEVWFAPGPESLPASAQPNGLKAVSADTWVTMLDMVNCKILSVLESESVDAYLLSESSLFVFPHKLILKTCGTTTLLLGLQRLLHIAAEHAGFPFHKAENATDVKAAATPYRVFYSRKNFLFPDRQQGPHRSWRSEVKYLDDLFEGGSAYMVGKMNGDHWYLYITSPNQTLTPPRTPDEKEAALGESPSKIPTGSVASFGSGIEERSDETLEILMTDLDPENAKQFYLSHASAVATDKSHLSQTQAARDDAHQSLGDLSRVPDKAGDEHVDVFENTCESDLNDGERATTEALTTEGHAIGTVVSEGCGLSSVYPTSKYPGARVDAYLFSPCGFSANGVVPAVTVEEDASKSEKGGNAAHYFTVHVTPEPNCSFASFETNVPGGQSGRTTAEIIEHVVDIFKPGRFSVTLFEAKGKSANPYGMGDHASRTTAAQRLVDPVRGYRRIDRIVHDFDDYDLVFRFYQKEDWAGDREARLGELM